One window from the genome of Paracoccus zhejiangensis encodes:
- a CDS encoding phosphoserine transaminase, whose amino-acid sequence MTDLTIPVARPVNPRFSSGPCAKIPHYNLDLLSDAPLGRSHRAAVGKAKLAEAIELTREVLRVPADYRIGIVPGSDTGAVEMAMWSLLGQRPVEMLAWESFGEGWVTDAVKQLKLDATVRKADYGQIVDLAEVDFDKDVVFTWNGTTSGVRVPNGDAIPADRDGLTICDATSAAFAMDLPWDKLDVVTFSWQKVLGGEGAHGMLILSPRAVERLETYTPAWPLPKIFRMTKGGKLIEGIFKGETINTPSMLAVEDYLVSLKWAQSIGGLKGLIARCDANSGAVRDFIAGKDWIADLAVDPATASTTSVCVKFTDPAIKDGAAFAKAVAKRLEKDGVALDAGAYRDAPAGLRIWCGATVEASDVQALMPWIEYAYRAELAAQ is encoded by the coding sequence ATGACTGATCTGACGATTCCGGTTGCGCGCCCGGTGAATCCGCGCTTCTCCTCTGGCCCTTGCGCCAAGATCCCCCATTACAATCTGGACCTCTTGTCGGACGCTCCGCTTGGTCGCTCGCATCGTGCCGCCGTCGGCAAGGCGAAGCTGGCCGAGGCGATCGAGCTGACCCGCGAGGTCCTGCGCGTGCCCGCCGATTACCGTATCGGCATCGTGCCCGGTTCGGATACTGGCGCGGTCGAGATGGCCATGTGGTCGCTGCTGGGCCAGCGCCCGGTCGAGATGCTGGCCTGGGAAAGCTTTGGCGAAGGCTGGGTCACCGATGCGGTGAAGCAGCTGAAGCTGGACGCCACGGTGCGCAAGGCTGATTACGGCCAGATCGTCGACCTGGCAGAGGTCGATTTCGACAAGGACGTGGTCTTTACCTGGAACGGCACCACCTCGGGCGTGCGGGTGCCGAATGGCGATGCCATCCCGGCGGACCGCGACGGGCTGACCATCTGCGACGCCACCAGCGCCGCTTTTGCCATGGACCTGCCCTGGGACAAGCTGGATGTGGTCACCTTCAGCTGGCAGAAGGTGCTGGGCGGCGAGGGTGCACATGGGATGCTGATCCTGTCGCCGCGCGCGGTCGAGCGGCTGGAGACCTATACCCCGGCCTGGCCGCTGCCGAAGATCTTCCGCATGACCAAGGGCGGCAAGCTGATCGAGGGCATCTTCAAGGGCGAGACGATCAACACGCCCTCGATGCTGGCGGTCGAGGATTACCTCGTTTCGCTGAAATGGGCGCAATCCATCGGCGGGCTGAAGGGCCTGATCGCCCGTTGCGACGCCAATTCCGGCGCGGTGCGCGATTTCATCGCGGGCAAGGACTGGATCGCCGATCTGGCGGTCGATCCGGCGACGGCCTCGACCACGTCGGTCTGCGTGAAATTCACCGATCCGGCGATCAAGGACGGTGCCGCCTTTGCCAAGGCCGTCGCCAAGCGGCTGGAGAAGGATGGCGTGGCGCTGGATGCTGGCGCTTACCGCGATGCGCCGGCTGGTCTCAGGATCTGGTGCGGGGCGACGGTCGAGGCGAGCGACGTTCAGGCGCTGATGCCCTGGATCGAATACGCCTATCGCGCCGAACTGGCTGCGCAATAA